A stretch of Pygocentrus nattereri isolate fPygNat1 chromosome 8, fPygNat1.pri, whole genome shotgun sequence DNA encodes these proteins:
- the LOC108438386 gene encoding transmembrane O-methyltransferase homolog has translation MVSLLLISLPLLPVVVMATTLCHSRLLALCRRVCARVMRFFRGRVCVSSTHAYVFSECTHGQAASVLDTFDLYAKTHASFSIGPEKGEFVEEVVRREAPLRVLELGLHCGYTSIRILRQLPTSGRLLTVELDPLTAEKGEEIILVAGFKSPQFQVLTCSSAAAISNLASHLGESCLDLVVMDHDPEQYLPDLLALQRGQLMSPRCVLLLNGILQPGAQALLEYVTARPQHYSVGQHIKDMVEIHYHISTYFQREER, from the exons ATGGTGTCGCTGCTGCTGATCTCACTCCCTCTGCTCCCCGTTGTCGTCATGGCTACCACACTTTGCCACTCACGGCTGCTGGCTCTTTGTCGCCGTGTGTGCGCTAGGGTGATGAGGTTCTTTCGCGGGAGGGTGTGTGTGAGCAGCACACATGCTTACGTCTTCTCAGAGTGCACCCACGGTCAGGCTGCCAGCGTGCTGGACACGTTCGACCTGTACGCCAAGACGCACGCCTCATTCAGCATCGGGCCCGAAAAAG GTGAGTTTGTGGAGGAGGTGGTGAGGCGTGAGGCTCCTCTCAGGGTTTTGGAGTTGGGCCTGCACTGCGGCTACACCTCCATCAGAATACTGCGCCAGCTGCCCACATCTGGCAGGCTGCTGACTGTAGAGTTGGACCCCCTCACTGCTGAGAAGGGAGAGGAGATCATACTGGTGGCCGGTTTCAAAAGCCCACAG TTCCAGGTACTGACCTGCTCCTCAGCTGCAGCAATCTCAAACTTGGCGTCTCATCTTGGTGAGAGCTGTTTAGACCTGGTTGTCATGGACCACGACCCTGAACAGTACCTTCCAGACCTGTTGGCCCTGCAGAGAGGACAGCTTATGTCTCCCCGCTGCGTCCTCCTCCTCAATGGGATACTGCAGCCTGGAGCTCAGGCCTTGCTGGAGTACGTCACTGCCAGACCTCAGCACTACAGTGTAGGCCAGCACATTAAAGACATGGTGGAGATCCACTATCATATATCCACGTATttccagagagaggagagatag